Proteins from one Oryza sativa Japonica Group chromosome 12, ASM3414082v1 genomic window:
- the LOC107279667 gene encoding disease resistance protein RGA5 gives MAVNISTGVMNSLLVKLEEVCRYDLKEIQFSTEFDFKNNIWHLKEELSCMNALLQKLPNMEALNIQKRELRNKVRELAYFVEDRIDRFMHSFGTVADKATLLTDTMDLMLPILFEKIHEIKDYVVEEVRRVESIYNLDESISSNPRQIEIDDISPVLCGKANRLVGINVPCEVITQLLMEDMEGESVQHPKVVSIVGFGGLGKTTLASQVYKKIHSRFECAVFVFASRNRSTSMILNDILSQLRYDGSADGIKSLINATREKLSCKRFLVVIDDIASIETWNSISGAFVETWNSGSRIITTTRRKDVANACCSSFHGIVYKMKPLGWTDSRSLFFRRIYGSDNYSPELEELIIAIDILKKCGGVPLAVVVIASLLASQEEVNKLDNWLKIKYSMGFELERNPNSKWMKHILKLSYNNLSSDLKTCFLYLHMYPENYDIMKKDSMRQWIAEGFITQKDNRDLEDIAESYFSDLINRSLIKPAQFKHGEVVSCRVVHNLFLDLIVEKSTEENFVTFPDTSGELRYLQVVDIKCSGDLVLIGGFLSDACLPSLRHLRTPWNAELGRGINRLTSIRTLEEINFCNCSVENIRHLGMLTNLRTLGVIYNRRRGNDEDDQTDMLVSSSAIPSEVSPSHDILLQGSILDTIG, from the exons ATGGCCGTGAACATTTCGACTGGGGTGATGAACTCACTCCTGGTGAAGCTGGAAGAGGTGTGTCGATACGACTTGAAAGAGATCCAATTTTCTACCGAATTTGATTTCAAGAACAATATATGGCACTTGAAAGAGGAATTGAGCTGCATGAATGCTCTACTACAGAAGCTGCCTAACATGGAGGCTCTGAATATTCAGAAGAGGGAGCTGAGGAACAAGGTACGTGAGCTAGCCTACTTTGTTGAGGACAGAATTGACAGGTTCATGCACAGTTTTGGCACTGTAGCTGACAAGGCCACCTTGCTCACTGACACGATGGATCTGATGCTCCCTATCTTGTTTGAAAAAATTCACGAAATCAAGGATTATGTTGTCGAGGAAGTCAGAAGAGTAGAGAGTATATACAATCTCGACGAGTCTATTAGCTCTAACCCGAGGCAGATAGAAATCGATGATATTTCACCTGTCCTGTGTGGAAAGGCAAATAGGCTCGTCGGTATCAATGTCCCATGTGAGGTGATTACACAGTTGTTAATGGAGGATATGGAAGGAGAGTCAGTACAGCATCCTAAGGTGGTCTCTATTGTGGGATTTGGGGGTCTTGGTAAAACAACGTTGGCCAGCCAGGTCTACAAGAAAATTCATAGCAGATTTGAGTGCGCGGTGTTTGTGTTTGCATCACGAAACCGTAGCACGTCAATGATTTTAAATGACATTCTTTCGCAACTCAGATATGACGGATCGGCCGATGGCATAAAAAGTCTCATCAATGCAACCAGAGAAAAACTCTCTTGCAAGAG GTTCCTAGTTGTAATTGATGACATAGCAAGCATAGAAACATGGAACAGTATTAGTGGTGCATTTGTCGAAACGTGGAACAGCGGAAGCAGAATTATTACAACTACACGAAGAAAGGATGTAGCTAATGCCTGCTGCTCTAGCTTCCATGGCATTGTCTATAAGATGAAACCACTAGGTTGGACGGACTCCAGAAGCTTATTTTTCAGAAGAATATATGGGTCAGATAACTACAGCCCTGAACTTGAAGAACTCATAATTGCTattgatattttaaagaaatGTGGAGGAGTTCCATTGGCTGTAGTTGTCATAGCTAGTCTTTTGGCTAGTCAAGAAGAAGTTAACAAACTGGATAATTGGTTGAAGATAAAATACTCTATGGGGTTTGAACTGGAAAGAAATCCTAACTCTAAATGGATGAAGCATATCCTTAAACTTAGCTACAATAATTTATCTTCGGATCTGAAGACGTGCTTTCTATATCTTCATATGTATCCTGAAAACTATGACATCATGAAGAAAGACTCGATGAGACAATGGATAGCAGAAGGATTTATTACCCAAAAAGATAACCGAGACTTAGAAGATATTGCTGAGAGCTACTTCAGTGACCTCATAAATAGAAGCCTGATAAAGCCAGCTCAGTTTAAGCATGGTGAGGTTGTCTCCTGTCGTGTTGTGCACAATTTGTTTCTTGATCTTATTGTTGAGAAGTCCACGGAGGAAAACTTTGTGACT TTTCCTGATACAAGTGGGGAACTGCGATATTTGCAAGTGGTTGACATAAAATGCAGCGGTGATCTCGTACTCATCGGTGGGTTTCTGAGTGATGCTTGTTTACCATCATTGCGGCATCTGAGAACTCCATGGAATGCAGAGCTCGGCAGGGGGATTAACAGGCTGACCTCTATACGTACACTTGAAGAAATTAACTTCTGCAATTGTTCTGTTGAAAACATCCGACATCTTGGGATGCTGACCAATCTAAGGACGCTTGGTGTCATCTACAATCGCCGTCGAGGCAACGATGAAGATGACCAGACAGATATG CTGGTTTCCTCCTCCGCAATTCCTTCAGAAGTTTCACCCTCACATGATATTCTTCTTCAGGGTTCCATACTGGATACAATAGGTTGA
- the LOC4352192 gene encoding uncharacterized protein, whose amino-acid sequence MVTPDKKRRKKLAEPEPTPTPAPEPVPRLLRVRPGNKKKNKGASPEKQPPVYMVLAHGVEEEPTTHSVIEVAACAAARRLLNTGSGRGRGRGMSFAAVGTRTVGVGVELTTVYDPETSTERGGPRLIFPKVNPVLISISDDGGGVVGGGTLYALSRTPAVVRPLDFEPWFFVLDDLSHTVWRELPSPPLFPCRLNPLEFLDPPKLRVAAYALVGSHILLSVSVQQLQPQQQQEDKGTCAFDMDTEQWEMVHDSNLPFDGQALPLGSDDDHRFVAVASAAADVTVYRMVVGISAVTGKKELTIVALRVVVASNSKCRIVPGNLLCAMGKGSFASFEFRSIAAASMGKVGRARIVHRTYSLVDDGEDDWVVMVKKQDRQVYKLRDPSFLGGCSFFHVKISEPFFASSNIF is encoded by the coding sequence ATGGTGACGCCGgacaagaagaggaggaagaaactcgcggagccggagccgacgccgacgccggcgccggagccggtACCTCGTCTCCTCCGCGTTCGTCCAgggaacaagaagaagaacaagggGGCCTCACCTGAGAAGCAGCCGCCGGTGTACATGGTGTTGGCGCACGGAGTCGAGGAAGAGCCCACCACCCACTCCGTAATCGAggtcgccgcctgcgccgccgcccgccgcctgctTAACACCggcagcggccgcggccgcggccgcggcatGTCGTTCGCCGCGGTGGGGACACGCACCGTGGGCGTCGGCGTGGAGTTGACCACCGTCTACGACCCCGAGACATCCACGGAGCGCGGCGGCCCGCGACTCATCTTCCCCAAGGTGAACCCCGTCCTCATCTCGATctctgacgacggcggcggtgtagtcggcggcggcacgctCTACGCTCTCTCCCGCACCCCGGCCGTCGTGAGGCCGCTGGATTTCGAGCCATGGTTCTTCGTCCTCGACGACCTCAGCCACACCGTGTGGCGCGAactcccatcgccgccgctcttcCCGTGCCGCCTCAACCCGCTGGAGTTCCTCGACCCGCCCAAGTTGCGCGTCGCGGCGTACGCCCTCGTCGGCTCCCACATCCTCCTGTCGGTCTCGGtgcagcagctgcagccgcagcagcagcaagaagaCAAGGGCACCTGCGCCTTCGACATGGACACCGAGCAGTGGGAGATGGTGCACGACAGCAACCTGCCTTTCGACGGCCAGGCCTTGCCTctcggcagcgacgacgaccaccgcttcgtcgccgtcgcctccgccgccgccgacgttaCGGTGTACCGCATGGTGGTCGGGATCTCGGCCGTCACGGGGAAGAAGGAGCTGACCATCGTTGCGTTGCGGGTGGTGGTGGCATCCAACTCCAAGTGCCGCATTGTTCCGGGCAACCTTCTGTGCGCCATGGGGAAGGGGAGCTTCGCTTCTTTCGAGTTCCGGTCCATTGCTGCTGCTTCCATGGGAAAGGTGGGCAGAGCACGTATTGTTCATCGCACTTACTCTCTGGTGGATGATGGTGAGGACGATTGGGTCGTCATGGTGAAGAAGCAGGATCGGCAGGTTTACAAGCTACGTGATCCATCCTTCTTGGGCGGTTGCTCTTTTTTCCATGTAAAAATTTCAGAGCCTTTCTTTGCTTCTTCCAACATCTTCTGA